The genomic stretch CCGGCAGGGCCGGAACCGAGGATGATCACTCGCGAATGACGGACTTCAGACATGGACCTGCTCCTGTAGACCGGCCAAAACCTCTGGCGCGGACGCCGGATTGCCGGCGGGAATAAAAAAGGACTGTGGATAACCTTGGGGAAGGCATTGGCTCGACAGTCCTGCAAAAAGTTGGGTGCAGCGTATCGAGGGGGGCAAGATTAAGGAAATACGGTTTAACAATCCAGCTCATAGGTGGCCTCTATGCCGACGCACTGACGAGCCGGCCGTCTTTGTTACAGTGAATGTCGATCCCGCCGCCGCGCTTTCGCCCACCGGGCAAAGCCGGTAAGGTCGGCGCGTTTTCCCTTGCTCGGAGCCCGATATGCCCGCCCCTGTCCTGTCCGGACCGCAATACCTGCGCGAAGGCCTGAAACTGGTCCTCAGCCCCGGCCTGCGCCTGTTCGTGCTGTTGCCGCTGGCGATCAACCTGGTGCTGTTCGTCGGATTGATCTACCTGGCCGGCCATCAGTTCAGCCTGTGGGTCGACTCCCTGATGCCGTCGCTGCCCGACTGGCTGGGCTTTCTCAGCTATATCCTGTGGCCCCTGTTCGTGGTGCTGGTGGCCCTGATGGTGTTCTTCACCTTCACGATGCTGGCCAACGTCATCGCGGCGCCGTTCAACGGCTTCCTGGCGGAAAAGGTCGAAGTGGTGGTGCGCGGCACCGACGACTTCCCGGCCTTCAGCTGGGGCGAACTGATCGCCATGGTGCCGCGCACCCTGGCCCGGGAGATGCGCAAGCTCGGCTACTTCCTGCCCCGGGCGGCGGGGCTGTTCATCCTTTCGTTCATCCCGGTGGTGAACATCGTCGCAGCGCCGCTGTGGCTGCTGTTCGGGGTGTGGATGATGGCGATCCAGTACATCGACTACCCGGCGGACAACCACAAGCTGGGCTGGAACGAAATGCTCGCCTGGCTGCGGCAGAAGCGTTGGCAGAGCATGAGCTTCGGCGGGGTCGTCTACCTGGCGCTGATGATTCCTTTGGTGAACATCCTGATGATGCCGGCGGCCGTGGCCGGCGCGACGCTGTTCTGGGTGCGCGAGCGCGGTGCCGAGCGTCTGGCCACCCCTGCCTGAGCCGGGCCCGGCCGGTCACAAATCCATCATCCGGGTGTCACAACCGCGACATGGCCCCAGCCGACACTGGGGCCATGACGACAGCTCTGCACATCACCCTGATCAGCGAAACCTACCCTCCCGAAATCAACGGGGTGGCCAATACCCTGGGTCGCCTGTGCGAAGGCCTGCGCGCGCGCGGGCACCGGGTGGAACTGGTGCGCCCGCGCCAGGGCGACGATCCCCAGCACAGCGCTGACGACGGGGTGCTGCTGTGCCGGGGCTGGCCGTTGCCGGGTTATCCCGGGCTGCAATGGGGACAGTCGTCGATGCACAAGCTGCTGCGCCGCTGGAAACGCCAACGCCCGGACGTGCTGTACATCGCCACCGAAGGCCCGCTCGGGCTGTCGGCGCTGCGTGCGGCACGGCGCCTGGGGATCGCGGTGGTGAGCGGCTTCCACACCAATTTCCAGCAGTACACCCACCAGTACGGGTTCAGCCTGCTGACGCGGCTGCTGACCCATTACCTGCGATGGTTCCACAACCGCTCGGCGCTGACGCTGGTGCCCAGCGTCAGCCAGCGCCTGGAGCTGGAGCGCCGCCATTTCGACCGGCTGGCGCTGCTGTCGCGAGGGGTGGACAGCCAGTTGTTCCACCCGGCCAAACGCCTGGATGCCTTGCGTGCGCAGTGGGGCCTGGGCGAGCAGGACATCGCGGTGATTTACGTCGGAAGACTGGCCGCCGAGAAAAACCTCGGCCTGCTGGGACGCAGCTTCGAACGGCTGCGCAGCACTTATCCGCAACGCCGAGCGAAGCTGATCGTGGTCGGCGACGGCCCGCTGCGCAACGCACTGGAAAAGCAACTGCCCGAGGCCATCTTCTGCGGCTCGCAACGCGGCGAAGCGCTGGCGGCGCACTATGCGTCGGGGGACATCTTTCTGTTCCCCAGCCTCACCGAAACCTTCGGCAACGTGGTGCTCGAAGCCTTGGCCTCAGGCCTGGGCGTGGTGGCTTACGATCAGGCTGCGGCGGCGCAGCACATCCGCCATGGCTACAACGGCGTGCTGGCGATGCCGGGCGACGAGGAGGCGTTCTGCGAGGCGGCGGCCTGGTTGCTGGAAGAGCGGGAAACCCTGCGTTCCGTGCGCCTGAATGCGCGTCAGCATGCCAGCCGTCAGGGCTGGGCGACCATCGTCGAGCAGTTCGAAGGGCATCTGCGCGGGGCGTGCGCCGCAGAGCATGCGGTGCCGAACGCGCAGACATTGCCCTGATCCGGGCAGACCTCTTCGTCGGATCGCCGCCCGGCGCAAGCCCGCTCCCACAGGTCTCTCGGGTGCCCGGTGGCCACCGAGCCCGTTGCGGGAGCCCGCCTGCCGGCGCCAGTGAAGGCGCCGCTTACACCAGCGTCATCAACGCCTCGCGGCTGAACGGCAGAATCTCCTGTTCGCGGCCTTCGCGGACTTTCTGCGCCCAGTCCGGATCCACCAGCAACGCACGTCCCACCGCCACCAGATCGAACTCGTCGTTGTTCAGGCGCTCCAGCAGTTTTTCCAGGCTGGCGGGCTGGGCGACCTTGTCGGTGTTGACCATGAACTGCAGGAACTCGCCGTCCAGCCCGACGCTGCCGACGGTGATGGTCGGCTTGCCGGTCAGTTGGCGGGTCCAGCCGGCCAGGTTCAGGTCGGAGCCTTCGAACTCAGGCTCCCAGAAACGGCGGGTCGAGCAATGGAAGATGTCCACGCCGGCGTCGGCCAGCGGCTTGAGGAATTCACCCAGCGCCTCGGGGGTCTGCACCAGACGCGCGGTGTAGTCCTGCTGCTTCCACTGGGAGAAACGGAAGATGATCGGGAAGCCTTCGCCGACCGCCGCACGCACGGCGCGGATCAGCTCGATGGCGAACCGCGAACGGTTGGCCAGGTCGCCGCCGTACTCATCGGTGCGCTGGTTGCTGCCTTCCCAGAAGAACTGGTCGATCAGGTAGCCGTGGGCGCCGTGGATCTCCACGCCGTCCATGCCGATGCTTTGCGCATCCTTGGCGGCCTGGGCGAAGGCGGCGATCACCTCCTGAATGTCTTGCTTGCTCATGCCGTGCACCACGACCTGGCCGTCCTTGAGCTTCTGCGACGGGCCGTAGCCCGGCACACTGGCGTCCGGCTCGGTGCCCAGGCGCCGCACGTTGCCCACGTGCCACAGCTGCGGAACGATCTTGCCGCCTTCGGCGTGCACCGCGTCCACGACTTTCTTCCAGCCGGCCAACGCCGCCTCGCCATAGAAGTGCGGCACGTTCGGATAGCCGTTGGAGGCCTGGTGGCCCACGGTGGTGCCTTCGGTGATGATCAGGCCGACCCCGGCCGCCGCACGGCGACGGTAGTACTCGATGACCTTGCTGTTCGGCACGCCGCCCGGCGAGAACGAGCGGGTCATGGGGGCCATGACCACGCGGGTCGGCAGTTCGAGGGCACCTAACTGGAACGGTTTGAACAGGGCTTGGACGGGCATCGGAAAGCTCCACGAAAACGTTGGCGACAGGCTCAAAGCCATATGACGGCGATAATATGCGTGACGCTGCCCGTGTGAAAGCATTATTGATCTGAGTGATTTGGACTCAAAAGGCAGGCAAAAAAAATCGCAGTCCGATGGCTGCGATTTTTGCGTATCAGGACAGCGCCTTTTCGATCGCGGCGATCACCGCCGGATCATCCGGCGCCGTACGCGGCGAGAACCGCGCCAGCACCCGGCCGTCCTTGCCGAGCAGGAACTTCTCGAAGTTCCAGGTGATGTCGCCGGGAAACTCGGCGCCCTCGCCCGCCAGCAAGCGGTAGAGCTGGTGCCGTTCGTGGCCGTTGACCTCAAGCTTGCTCGACAACGGGAAACTGACCCCGTAGTTCACGCTGCAGAACTCCTGGATCTCCTTTTCGGAGCCAGGCTCCTGGCCGGCGAACTGGTTGCACGGCAGGCCCAGCACGCTGAAGCCCTTGCCTTTGTACTGCTGATAAAGGTTTTCCAATGCCGCGTACTGTGGCGTCAACCCGCATTTGGAGGCGACGTTGACCACCAGCACGACTTGGCCCTTGAAGGGCGCCAGCGGTAGCTCCTGGCCATTCAGGGCTGTCAACTTAAGGTCGTGAAAAGCACTCATGACGGACTCCAGATTCCCGTGTTCCACTCGAAACAGCCCCCCGGCGAAAGCGCCGGGAACAGCCGCAGACCAAAAAGGCGCCCTCGGGCGCCTCTCCAGTCATCTGAGCTTAGCGCAGAAAATCAGTGGTGATGGCCACCTTCGCCATGGACGTGGCCATGGGCGATCTCTTCCTGGCTGGCGTCACGGATGGCGACGACCTTGACCTTGAAGTTCAGGCGCTGGCCGGCCAGCGGGTGGTTGCCGTCGACGGTGACGTCGTCGCCGTCCAGATCACGGATGGTGACGATCTGCATCTGGCCGTCCGGCGCCGAAGCGTGGAACTGCATGCCGACTTCCAGCTCGTCGACGCCTTCGAACATGCTGCGGCTCAGGGTGCTGACCAGTTCGGCCGAGTACTCGCCGTAGGCGTCTTCCGGCTCGACGGAAACGCTCAGTTCGTCACCGGTGCCTTTGCCTTCCAGGGCTTTTTCCAGGCCCGGGATGATGTTGCCTGCGCCATGCAGGTAAACCAGCGGTGCGCCGCCGGCGGAGCTGTCGATGACCTCACCAGCGTCGTTGGTCAGGGTATAGTCGATGGAGACAGCCTTGTTGGCGGCGATCAGCATGAGGCGGGACCTTTTGCATAAGAATGAAGAACGGACAAGTCTAAACAAGGATTTGCCCGAAAGCGAACACAACCCGGACAGACGGGAACAAACGCCCCCGGCGACGGTCACCGGCTTCCACCAGGACGAGGACGGCCACTGGGTCGCCGAGCTGTCCTGCGGGCATACCCAGCACCTGCGCCACCAGCCGCCCTGGCAGTCGCGGGCGTGGGTGCTGGATCCGGCGCAACGCCTTGAAAAAATAGGCCGGCCCTTCGCGTGCGGTTGGTGCGCGCAGGGCTCGGTTAGCGATAACCTTGGCGACTGAATTCAGGCAGATCGCACCAAGCCGCCGATCGCCATTGCCATGCACCCTTAGAGAATCCGCATGCAGACTTTTTTTATCGCGCCCACCGATTTCGGCGTGGGCCTGACCTCCATCAGCCTCGGGCTGGTGCGGACGCTGGAACGGGCCGGCCTGAAGGTCGGCTTCTTCAAACCGATCGCCCAGCCCCATCCCGGTGACACCGGCCCTGAGCGCTCCACGGAGCTGGTGGCCCGCACCCACGGCCTGAAACCGCCGCAGCCGCTGGGCCTGGCCCATGTCGAGCGGATGCTCGGCGACGGCCAGCTCGACGAACTGCTCGAAGAGATCATCACCCTTTATCAGCAGGCCGCCGTGGGCAAGGACGTACTGGTCGTCGAAGGCATGGTGCCGACCCGCAGCGCCAGCTACGCCGCACGGGTCAACCTGCACCTGGCCAAGAGCCTGGACGCCGAGGTGATCCTGGTCTCGGCGCCGGAAAACGAAGTGCTGACCGAACTGTCCGGCCGAGTGGAGCTGCAGGCGCAGCTGTTCGGCGGGCCGAAGGACCCGAAAGTCCTCGGGGTGATCCTCAACAAGGTCAAGACCGACGAGAGCATGGACGCCTTCGCCGCGCGCCTGAAGGAGCATTCGCCGTTGCTGCGCAGCGGCGATTTCCGCCTGCTCGGCTGCATCCCGTTCCAGCCCGAGCTCAACGCCCCGCGCACCCGCGACGTCGCTGACCTGATGGGCGCCCAGGTGCTCAACGCCGGCGACTACGAAACCCGGCGCATGACCAAGACCATCATCTGCGCGCGCACCATGCGCAACACCGTGGACCTGCTCAAGCCCGGCGTGCTGGTGGTGACCCCCGGCGACCGCGACGACATCATCCTGGCCGTCAGCCTCGCGGCCATCAACGGCGTGCCCCTGGCCGGCCTGCTGCTGACCAGCGACACCCTGCCCGACCCGCGCATCATGGAGCTGTGCCGCGGCGCCTTGCAGGCCGGCCTGCCGGTGCTGTCGGTGAGCACCGGCTCCTACGACACCGCCAACCTGCTCAACGGCCTGAACAAGGAAATCCCCGTCGACGACCGCGAGCGCGCCGAGATCATCACCGATTTCGTCGCCAGCCACCTCGACGCCAACTGGCTGCACCAGCGCTGCGGCACCCCGCGGGAGATGCGCCTGTCGCCGGCGGTGTTCCGCTACCAGTTGATCCAGCGGGCCCAGGTGGCCAACAAGCGCATCGTCCTGCCCGAAGGCAGCGAGCCGCTCACCGTGCAGGCCGCCGCGATCTGCCAGGAACGCGGCATCGCCCGTTGCGTGCTGCTGGCCAAGCCCGCCGACGTCGAGGCCGTGGCCCGCGCCCAAGGCATCGAACTGCCGCCGGGCCTGGAAATCCTTGACCCGGACCTGATCCGCGAACGCTACGTCGAACCGATGGTGGCCCTGCGCAAGAGCAAAAGCCTCAATGCGCCGATGGCCGAGCAGCAGCTGGAAGACACCGTGGTCATCGGCACCATGATGCTGGCGCTGGATGAGGTGGACGGCCTGGTGTCGGGCGTCATCAACACCACCGCCAACACCATCCGCCCGGCCCTGCAACTGATCAAGACCGCGCCGGGCTGCACCCTGGTGTCGTCGGTGTTCTTCATGCTGTTCCCCGAAGAGGTGCTGGTGTACGGCGACTGCGTGATGAACCCGCACCCGAGCGCCGCGGAGCTGGCCGAGATCGCCCTGCAGAGCGCCGACTCGGCGGCGGCCTTCGGCATCACGCCGCGGGTGGCGATGATCAGCTACTCCAGCGGCGAATCGGCCAGCGGCGAGGAAGTCGAAAAGGTGCGCGAAGCCACCCTGCTCGCCCACGAGCAGCAACGCACCCTGCTGATCGACGGCCCGTTGCAGTACGACGCCGCCGCCAACGAGACCGTGGCCCGGCAACTGGCGCCGAACAGCCAGGTGGCCGGCCGCGCCTCGGTGTTCGTGTTCCCCGACCTGAACACCGGCAACACCACCCACAAGGCCGTGCAGCGCAGCGCCGACTGCGTCAGCCTGGGCCCGATGCTGCAAGGCCTGCGCAAGCCGGTCAATGACCTGCCGCGCGGCGCCCAGGTCGATGACATCGTCTACACCATTGCCTTGACCGCGATCCAAGCCGCCAACCGACCCCTGGATATCTGACCCGATGCTGGCCTTTCTTCCCGCTCCCTTGCGCGGCGTCATCGCCGCGCTGCTGTTGGCGCTGAACACGATCCTGCTGTGCTCGTTCCTGTTTGTGGTGGCGCTGTTCAAGGTGCTGCCGTTCGCCTTCACCCAACGCCTGACCCGCTGGCTGATGAGCCACACCCATGAAGCCTGGGTCAGCCTCAACAAAGGCTGGATGAACCTGGTCTGCCGCACCCGCTGGCGCGTCAGCGGCCTGCAGGGCCTGGACTACCGGCACTCGTACCTGATCACCAGCAACCACCAGAGCTGGGTCGACATCCTGGCGCTGCAGTACGTGTTCAACCGGCGTATCCAGCCGCTGAAGTTCTTTCTCAAGCAGGAGCTGATCTGGGTGCCGGTGATCGGCCTGGCCTGGTGGACGCTGGGTTTTCCGTTCATGAAGCGCTATTCCAAGGCGTACCTGGAAAAGCACCCGGAGAAGAAAGGCAAGGACCTGGAGACCACCCGCAAGACCTGCGCGAAGTTCCGCGACAACCCGGTGGGCATCTTCAACTTCGTGGAAGGCACGCGCTTCACCGCCGCCAAGCATGCCCAGCAGCAGTCGCCGTTCAGGCACCTGCTCAAGCCCAAGGCCGGCGGCATCGCCTTCGTGCTCGATGCGATGGGGGAACAGCTGGAGTCGATCGTCAACGTGACCCTCCACTATCCGGGCGGACGCCCCGGCTTCGGCGACCTGTTGTGCGGCCGGGTCAAGGAAGTGGTGATGCATGTCGAGGAACTGAAGGTGCCGCCGCAATTCGTCGGCCGCAACTACGACCAGGACGGCGAGTACCGCCTGCAGTTCCAGGGCTGGATCAATCAGATGTGGCTGGACAAGGATGCGTTGCTGGAACAGTTGAGCCGCGAGTTTCCCGGGCGCCGCTGATCGGCGATGCATGGATCCCGTTCCTGCGGCGCCGTGACCGGCGCCATCGCCAGCAGGCTGGCTCCCACAGGGGATTCGGTTGAATGCAGAGCCAGCAGCCAACGCAACCCATGTGGGAGCCAGCCTGCTGGCGATGACGTCAGTCCAAGCCCCGCAGGGCTTGAGATCAGGACAGCCCAAACGAAAAGCCCGCCGATGATCGCTCACCGGCGGGCTTTTCGTTTCAGGCCAAGGCTCAGATCGCGCCGCGGCTGCGCAGCAGATCCAGTACGAGCTTGACGCCCTCCTCCAGCGACACGGACTGGGTATCGACCACCAGGTCGGCATCCAGCGGCACGTCGTACGGGAAGGATTCGCCCGGGATATTGTCGCCGCCCGCCGCGTACAGGCCCTGCGGATCACGCTCGGCGCAGGCGGTCGGCGAGGCCTGGACATAGACCGTCAGCAGACGCTCCTTGCCGATCAGGTCCTTCGCCTGCTCGCGCCCTTCGGCGCTCGGCGCGACGAACGCGGCCAGGGTCAGCAGGCCGGCTTCGTTGAACTGACGCGCCACATGGGCGGCACGGCGCCAATTCTCGGTGCGGCCGGCACGGTCCTGCGGCAAGCCCTTGTTCAGGTCATGGCGCAGGTTCTGACCGTCCAGCACGAACACCGCGCGGCCCATGTCGAACAGCTTGCGCTCGACCGCATAGGCCAAGGTGCTCTTGCCCGCGCCGGACAGGCCGCTGAACAGCACGGTGGCCGGCTGCTGGCCGAAGCGCTGGGCGCGCTCCTCGGTCGCTACATGGGCCAGCTTGCCGTGCTGCGTGGCGGTGCCGTGGCTCACCGGCTGGGCGACGATCATGCCGGCGCCGACGGTGCCGTTGGTCAAGCGGTCGATGACGATGAACGCGCCGGTGGTGCGGTTGCTGTCGTAACCGTCCAGGGCGATCGGCGCATCGAGGGCGATCTTCACCTTGCCGATCTCATTGAGCTGCAACGCGCTCGCCGAACCTTCCTCCAGCGTGTTCACGTCCACCTTGTGGACGATGCTGGCGATCGAGCCCGGCACATAGCTGGTGGCGCGCTTGATGTCGTACTTCTTGCCCGGCAGCATCGGCTCTTCGGCCATCCACACCAGCATCGCCTCGAAGCTGTCGGTGACCGGCGGCACGTTGTCGGCATGCACCAGCAGGTCGCCGCGGGAGATGTCGATCTCGTCTTCCATGGTCAGGGTCACGGCCTGGCCGGGACCTGCATGCTCCAGTTCGCCCTCGAAGGTGACGATGGATTTGACGCGGCTGCTCTTGCCCGACGGCAGCACCACGACTTCGTCGCCCTTGTGCACGATGCCGCTGGCCAGGGTGCCGGCGAAACCGCGGAAGTTCAGGTTCGGACGGTTGACGTACTGCACCGGGAAACGCAGGTCGGTGAAGTTGCGGTCGCCCGCCACTTCCACGGTCTCGAGGATTTCCATCAGCGACTGGCCGGTGTACCACGGCGAACGCTCGGAGCGGTTCACCACGTTGTCGCCCTTGAGCGCGGACATCGGCACGAAGTGCATGCTCGACGGCTTCATCTTCAGGCCTTCGGCGAACTGCAGGTAGTCGGCCTTGATCGACTCGAACACGCCCTGGTCGAAGTCCTTCAGGTCCATCTTGTTGACGGCGACGACGATGTGCTTGATGCCCAACAGGTTCGCGATGAAGCTGTGGCGGCGGGTCTGGGTCTGCACGCCGTAGCGGGCGTCGACCAGGATGATCGCCAGGTCGCAGGTGGACGCGCCGGTGGCCATGTTGCGGGTGTACTGCTCGTGGCCTGGGGTGTCGGCGATGATGAACTTGCGCTTGGCGGTGGAGAAGTAGCGGTAGGCGACATCGATGGTGATGCCCTGCTCGCGCTCGGCCTGCAGGCCGTCGACCAGCAGCGCCAGGTCGATGTCGTCACCGGTGGTGCCGACCTTCTTCGAGTCGCGGGTGATCGCTTCCAGGTGATCTTCGTAGATCATCTTGGAGTCGTGCAGCAGGCGCCCGATCAGGGTGCTCTTGCCGTCATCGACGTTGCCGCAGGTCAGAAAGCGCAGCAGCTCTTTGCGTTCGTGCTGGCCCAGGTAGGCGAGGATGTCCTCGCTGATCAAATCGGATTGGTGCGACATGGTTCGACCCTAATTAGAAATAGCCCTGACGTTTCTTGTCTTCCATCGAGCCTGCGCCATCGTGGTCGATGACTCGGCCCTGACGCTCGGAAGTCCGCGTCAGCAGCATTTCCTGAATGATGTCCGTCAGGCTTTCGGCCTCGGACTCCACCGCGCCCGTCAACGGGTAGCAGCCAAGGGTACGGAAACGCACTTTCTTCTTGACGATGCGAGCCTTCTCCTCGTCGCTCAGGTGTTCGAGGATACGGTCGTCGTCGATCATGATCAGCGTGCCGTTCTTCTCGATCACTTCGCGCTCGGCGGCGAAGTACAGCGGCACGATCGGGATGCCTTCGAGGTAGATGTACTGCCAGATGTCCAGCTCGGTCCAGTTCGACAGCGGGAACACGCGGATCGACTCGCCCTTGTTGACCTTGCCGTTGTAGACGTTCCACAACTCCGGACGCTGGTTCTTCGGGTCCCAGCGGTGCTTGCTGTCGCGGAACGAGTACACGCGCTCCTTGGCGCGGGATTTCTCTTCATCGCGGCGGGCGCCGCCGAAGGCCGCGTCGAAGCCGTGCTTGTCCAGCGCCTGCTTGAGGCCCTGGGTCTTCATGATATCGGTGTGCTTGGCGCTGCCGTGGGTGAACGGGTTGATGCCCTGCGCCACGCCTTCGGGGTTGACGTGGGTGATCAGGTCCAGGCCCATTTCCTCGACCATGCGGTCGCGGAACCTGTACATCTCCTGGAACTTCCATTGGGTGTCGACGTGCATCACCGGAAACGGCAGCTTGCCCGGGAAGAACGCCTTGCGTGCCAGGTGCAGCATCACGGCGGAATCTTTGCCGATGGAGTACAGCATCACCGGATTGTCGAACTCGGCGGCCACCTCGCGGATGATGTGGATGCTTTCCGCCTCCAGCTGTTTCAGATGCGTCAGTTTGTCGACCATGGCTACTCACGAAAGCTTTCTTATGAACGGCCAGCGGGCCGTGTTCGAGGGCCGAATCCTAGCACAGCGCCCTGCTTCTAATCAGGGCGCCAACTAGATCGAAAGGGCATATGAATATGCCCGTCGGTTCGGCCTGTCCGGCGCCTTCAGCGACGCTGTCGCCAGCAAGCTCCCCGGGTTTCAGATGGGGTTCGGGCAATCGATGAAAATGTGCTCCAGGGCGAACCGCCTGGCCAGGTACTCGCCCAGCGCCTGCACGCCGTAGCGTTCAGTGGCGTGGTGGCCGGCGGCGATGAAGCTGATGCCGTTCTCCCGGGCGCTGTGGAAGGTCTGTTCCGAGGCTTCGCCGCTGAGGAACAGGTCGACCCCGGCGGCGATGGCCTGGTCGATGTAGCCCTGGCCGCCGCCGGTGCACCAGCCGACCCGCCGGATCATCGCGCTGCCTTCGACCAAAAGCGGCTCGCGGCCCATGGCCTCTTGCACCCGCCGGGCGAAATCCCGCGGCGTCGCCGGCTCGCTGAGCGAGCCGACCAGGCCGACGACCTTCAGGTTGTCCGGATCCAGCGGCCCTTCGACGGTGATGTCCAGCTGGCGGGCCAACTGCACGTTGTTGCCGACGTCCGGATGCAGGTCCAGCGGCAGGTGGTAGGCCAACAGGCTGATGTCGTGCTTGAGCAAGGTCTTGAGGCGACGCTGCTTCATGCCGGTGACGCAGGGGTTCTCGCCCTTCCAGAAGTAGCCGTGGTGCACCAGCACCAGGTCCGCCCCGGCTTCGACGGCGGCGTCGAGCAGCGCCTGGCTGGCGGTGACGCCGCTGACGATGCGCATCACCTGCGGCCGGCCCTCGACCTGCAGGCCGTTGGGGCAGTAATCGGCGATTTTCGGACTGGCGAGGTAACGGTCGGCTTCCTCGACCAGGGTGCTCAGGGCGACGGCCATGAAAGACTCCTAAATATCCCGTTCAGAGGCGCGCGCGGCCTCGTATAATGCGCGACATTATGGGCGGTCCGACCCCGCCTGCAACTTTTCCAGGACGTGCTTAATGCTCAAGGCGCTGCGTTTTTTCGGCTGGCCGCTGTTGGCCGGCGTGCTTATCGCTCTGTTGATCATCCAGCGTTACCCGCAGTGGGTCGGGCTCCCGAGCCTCGACGTCAACCTGCAGCAAGCCCCGCAGACCACCAGCATCCAGCAGGGGCCGGTGACCTACGCCGACGCCGTGACCATCGCCGCGCCGTCGGTGGTCAACCTGTACACCACCAAAGTCATCGCCAAACCGGCCCATCCGCTGTTCGAAGACCCACAGTTCCGCCGCTTCTTCGGCGACAACTCGCCCAAGCAGAAGCGCATGGAGTCGAGCCTGGGCTCCGGCGTGATCATGAGCCCGGAAGGCTTCATCCTGACCAACAACCACGTCACCAGCGGCGCCGACCAGATCGTCGTGGCCCTCAAGGACGGCCGCGAGACCCTGGCCCGGGTCATCGGCAGCGACCCCGAGACTGACCTGGCGGTGCTCAAGATCGACCTGAAGAACCTGCCGGCGATCACCGTGGGCCGCTCCGACAACATCCGCATCGGCGACGTCGCCCTGGCCATCGGCAACCCGTTCGGCGTCGGCCAGACCGTGACCATGGGCATC from Pseudomonas ekonensis encodes the following:
- the cysN gene encoding sulfate adenylyltransferase subunit CysN, whose amino-acid sequence is MSHQSDLISEDILAYLGQHERKELLRFLTCGNVDDGKSTLIGRLLHDSKMIYEDHLEAITRDSKKVGTTGDDIDLALLVDGLQAEREQGITIDVAYRYFSTAKRKFIIADTPGHEQYTRNMATGASTCDLAIILVDARYGVQTQTRRHSFIANLLGIKHIVVAVNKMDLKDFDQGVFESIKADYLQFAEGLKMKPSSMHFVPMSALKGDNVVNRSERSPWYTGQSLMEILETVEVAGDRNFTDLRFPVQYVNRPNLNFRGFAGTLASGIVHKGDEVVVLPSGKSSRVKSIVTFEGELEHAGPGQAVTLTMEDEIDISRGDLLVHADNVPPVTDSFEAMLVWMAEEPMLPGKKYDIKRATSYVPGSIASIVHKVDVNTLEEGSASALQLNEIGKVKIALDAPIALDGYDSNRTTGAFIVIDRLTNGTVGAGMIVAQPVSHGTATQHGKLAHVATEERAQRFGQQPATVLFSGLSGAGKSTLAYAVERKLFDMGRAVFVLDGQNLRHDLNKGLPQDRAGRTENWRRAAHVARQFNEAGLLTLAAFVAPSAEGREQAKDLIGKERLLTVYVQASPTACAERDPQGLYAAGGDNIPGESFPYDVPLDADLVVDTQSVSLEEGVKLVLDLLRSRGAI
- the cysD gene encoding sulfate adenylyltransferase subunit CysD, with translation MVDKLTHLKQLEAESIHIIREVAAEFDNPVMLYSIGKDSAVMLHLARKAFFPGKLPFPVMHVDTQWKFQEMYRFRDRMVEEMGLDLITHVNPEGVAQGINPFTHGSAKHTDIMKTQGLKQALDKHGFDAAFGGARRDEEKSRAKERVYSFRDSKHRWDPKNQRPELWNVYNGKVNKGESIRVFPLSNWTELDIWQYIYLEGIPIVPLYFAAEREVIEKNGTLIMIDDDRILEHLSDEEKARIVKKKVRFRTLGCYPLTGAVESEAESLTDIIQEMLLTRTSERQGRVIDHDGAGSMEDKKRQGYF
- a CDS encoding Nif3-like dinuclear metal center hexameric protein; amino-acid sequence: MAVALSTLVEEADRYLASPKIADYCPNGLQVEGRPQVMRIVSGVTASQALLDAAVEAGADLVLVHHGYFWKGENPCVTGMKQRRLKTLLKHDISLLAYHLPLDLHPDVGNNVQLARQLDITVEGPLDPDNLKVVGLVGSLSEPATPRDFARRVQEAMGREPLLVEGSAMIRRVGWCTGGGQGYIDQAIAAGVDLFLSGEASEQTFHSARENGISFIAAGHHATERYGVQALGEYLARRFALEHIFIDCPNPI
- the algW gene encoding Do family serine endopeptidase AlgW; the protein is MLKALRFFGWPLLAGVLIALLIIQRYPQWVGLPSLDVNLQQAPQTTSIQQGPVTYADAVTIAAPSVVNLYTTKVIAKPAHPLFEDPQFRRFFGDNSPKQKRMESSLGSGVIMSPEGFILTNNHVTSGADQIVVALKDGRETLARVIGSDPETDLAVLKIDLKNLPAITVGRSDNIRIGDVALAIGNPFGVGQTVTMGIISATGRNQLGLNNYEDFIQTDAAINPGNSGGALVDANGNLTGINTAIFSKSGGSQGIGFAIPVKLAMEVMKSIIEHGQVIRGWLGIEVQPLTQELAESFGLSGRPGIVVAGIFRDGPAQKAGLQLGDVILSIDGEPAGDGRKSMNQVARIKPTDKVTIQVMRNGKELKLTAEIGLRPPPAPVKEQEEN